A part of Bacteroidia bacterium genomic DNA contains:
- the bamD gene encoding outer membrane protein assembly factor BamD, with the protein MRRILLLFILSTLLLGSSCKYQKILKSTDLNLKYESAVKYYEKKDYSRAFPLFEELLNLYKGTSRAQDIYYYYAMCNYGLDDYALASYHFKNFVSTFPSSPRAEECAYMGAYCYFMDSPNYTLDPTSTELALTELQLFINKYPTSTRVQTCNDLMDKLRSKLETKDYQTAKLYFKVQNYKAAIVAFDNLVKDFPESTRKEECQFYALKSRYLLAINSIEEKKFERLEETKKAYFQFVDLYPKSNYLSEAERFYSGTTKEISKNKYRSKS; encoded by the coding sequence ATGCGGAGAATTCTTTTACTTTTTATTTTATCTACCTTACTGCTTGGTTCGTCTTGCAAGTATCAGAAGATTTTGAAAAGTACGGACCTGAATTTGAAGTATGAAAGTGCAGTAAAATATTACGAAAAAAAGGATTACAGCAGGGCTTTTCCATTGTTTGAGGAGTTGTTGAATTTATACAAGGGAACATCCCGGGCTCAGGACATTTACTACTACTATGCGATGTGTAATTATGGCTTGGATGATTATGCTTTAGCCAGTTACCATTTTAAGAACTTTGTATCAACCTTTCCGAGCAGTCCGCGGGCAGAGGAATGTGCTTACATGGGAGCATACTGTTACTTTATGGATTCACCGAATTATACTTTGGATCCGACCAGTACAGAATTGGCTTTAACTGAATTGCAATTGTTTATCAATAAATACCCAACAAGTACCCGGGTTCAAACCTGCAACGATTTGATGGATAAATTGAGAAGCAAGTTAGAAACCAAGGATTACCAAACGGCGAAATTGTATTTCAAGGTTCAAAATTACAAGGCTGCCATCGTAGCGTTTGACAATTTGGTAAAAGATTTTCCGGAAAGTACACGCAAGGAAGAATGTCAATTTTACGCCTTAAAATCGCGCTATTTATTGGCCATTAATAGCATTGAAGAAAAAAAATTCGAGCGTTTAGAAGAAACCAAAAAAGCCTATTTTCAGTTTGTAGATTTGTATCCCAAATCGAATTACTTGTCAGAGGCTGAGCGTTTCTATAGTGGAACGACCAAAGAAATTTCCAAAAACAAATACCGTTCAAAATCATAA